A single window of Chlamydia ibidis 10-1398/6 DNA harbors:
- a CDS encoding DUF721 domain-containing protein: MFRPFHRGAFLKKQICKKTDSTIKHANHYLPQYLKYIKRILSTKPKEVIEAWNEIMGREYNGMFRVLGFKDRVLLVKVYNSSLYAVWKQTPQSSLIARLNEIVPQTEVKEIQFLLG; this comes from the coding sequence ATGTTTCGGCCTTTTCATCGGGGAGCATTTCTTAAGAAGCAAATTTGTAAGAAAACAGACTCTACAATTAAACATGCCAATCATTATCTTCCACAATATTTAAAATACATCAAGCGCATACTTTCGACTAAGCCTAAAGAAGTAATAGAAGCCTGGAACGAAATAATGGGAAGAGAGTATAATGGCATGTTTCGAGTTCTTGGTTTCAAGGATCGAGTTTTGCTAGTAAAAGTTTATAATTCTTCTCTATATGCTGTTTGGAAACAAACACCGCAAAGTAGCTTAATTGCTCGTTTGAACGAGATAGTTCCTCAAACTGAGGTTAAGGAAATACAGTTTTTGTTAGGATAA
- the gyrB gene encoding DNA topoisomerase (ATP-hydrolyzing) subunit B, which yields MDAKEKNYDASAITVLEGLQAVRERPGMYIGDTGITGLHHLVYEVVDNSIDEAMAGFCSEVRVRVLEDGGITISDNGRGIPIQVHQKESSKQGRDVSALEVVLTVLHAGGKFDKDSYKVSGGLHGVGVSCVNALSEKLIAKVFKDNQAYSMEFSRGVPQTSLEKLGVTDKQGTEITFYPDPKIFSVCVFDRTILIKRLRELAFLNRGITIVFEDDRDVGFDKVVFFYEGGIQSFVSYLNQNKESLFPDPIYITGVRPGDDGDIEFEAALQWNSGYSELIYSYANNIPTRQGGAHLTGFSTALTRVLNSYIKAHNLAKNDKLSLTGEDIREGLTAVVSVKVPNPQFEGQTKQKLGNSDVGSVAQQITGEVLSTFFDENPQIAKMIVEKVFVAAQAREAAKKARELTLRKSALDSARLPGKLIDCLEKDPEKCEMYIVEGDSAGGSAKQGRDRRFQAILPIRGKILNVEKARLQKIFQNQEIGTIIAALGCGIGTDNFNLSKLRYKRIIIMTDADVDGSHIRTLLLTFFYRHMTALIENECVYIAQPPLYKVSKRKDFRYILSEKEMDHYLLTLGIAESKVTFAATCRELVGEALQSLIDLILEIESFIIALENKAIPFSEFLDMYDSVKGYPLYYCMPESGKQGGRYLYSLEEKESVLLEEANASNRIVELYKTNVFSEIQKQLEDYGLDIRNYLIPKGDEIILSSEDSKTLPCICYTLREVIDQLKSLGRKGIEIQRYKGLGEMNADQLWDTTMNPEQRTLVRVSLKDAVEADHIFTMLMGEEVPPRREFIESHALSVRMNNLDI from the coding sequence ATGGACGCAAAAGAAAAAAATTACGATGCCTCAGCTATCACTGTTTTGGAAGGTCTTCAAGCAGTTCGTGAGCGTCCTGGAATGTATATTGGCGATACTGGTATTACTGGGCTTCATCATCTGGTTTATGAGGTCGTCGATAATAGTATTGACGAGGCAATGGCTGGGTTCTGTTCCGAAGTTCGTGTCAGAGTTTTAGAAGACGGAGGCATTACGATATCGGATAATGGGCGTGGAATCCCTATTCAGGTTCATCAGAAAGAGTCTTCTAAGCAGGGGAGAGACGTTTCGGCTTTGGAGGTGGTTCTCACTGTTTTACATGCCGGGGGTAAGTTCGACAAAGACAGTTACAAAGTGTCTGGAGGTCTCCATGGAGTAGGTGTCTCTTGTGTGAATGCTTTGTCGGAGAAATTGATTGCCAAGGTGTTTAAGGATAATCAAGCATATAGCATGGAATTTTCTCGTGGGGTTCCTCAAACTTCCCTAGAGAAGTTAGGTGTTACTGATAAACAAGGAACAGAGATTACCTTTTATCCTGATCCTAAAATCTTTTCTGTCTGTGTTTTTGATCGCACCATTCTCATAAAAAGATTACGGGAGTTGGCCTTCTTAAATCGCGGAATTACTATCGTTTTTGAAGATGACCGTGATGTTGGATTTGATAAAGTAGTCTTTTTCTATGAAGGGGGCATCCAATCATTCGTCAGTTATCTCAATCAGAACAAAGAAAGTTTATTTCCCGACCCAATTTACATTACAGGCGTAAGGCCAGGAGATGACGGAGATATTGAATTTGAAGCTGCTTTACAGTGGAATTCTGGATATTCTGAGTTAATCTATTCCTATGCGAATAATATTCCTACCAGACAAGGTGGAGCCCACCTCACAGGTTTTTCTACAGCATTAACACGCGTCTTAAACTCTTACATTAAAGCACATAATTTAGCTAAAAATGACAAACTTTCTCTAACAGGGGAAGATATTAGAGAGGGTTTAACAGCAGTTGTGTCAGTCAAAGTGCCTAATCCTCAGTTCGAGGGGCAAACCAAACAAAAACTCGGTAATAGTGACGTAGGATCCGTCGCTCAGCAAATTACAGGGGAGGTCTTAAGTACTTTTTTTGATGAAAATCCCCAAATAGCCAAGATGATTGTTGAGAAGGTTTTTGTTGCCGCTCAGGCTAGGGAAGCAGCGAAAAAAGCTAGAGAGTTAACCTTAAGAAAAAGCGCTTTAGATAGTGCACGACTACCAGGCAAGCTGATTGATTGTTTAGAAAAAGACCCAGAGAAATGCGAAATGTATATCGTTGAAGGAGATTCCGCTGGGGGGTCGGCTAAACAAGGTAGAGATCGTCGATTTCAAGCTATTCTTCCTATTCGTGGTAAGATTTTGAATGTTGAGAAGGCTCGTTTGCAGAAAATTTTTCAAAATCAAGAAATAGGCACGATTATAGCTGCATTAGGTTGTGGAATAGGAACTGATAATTTTAATTTAAGTAAGTTGCGTTATAAGCGTATAATTATCATGACAGATGCTGATGTTGACGGTTCTCATATTCGTACTCTTCTTCTTACTTTCTTTTATCGCCATATGACAGCTTTGATAGAAAATGAGTGTGTTTATATAGCGCAACCCCCTCTATACAAAGTAAGTAAAAGAAAGGATTTTCGTTATATTCTTTCTGAAAAGGAAATGGACCATTATCTCCTTACTTTGGGAATAGCAGAAAGCAAGGTTACTTTTGCTGCAACATGTCGAGAACTAGTTGGAGAAGCACTACAGAGTTTGATTGATTTGATTCTTGAAATAGAAAGCTTTATTATTGCTTTAGAAAACAAAGCTATACCTTTTTCTGAGTTTCTTGACATGTATGACTCAGTAAAAGGTTATCCTTTATATTACTGTATGCCTGAAAGCGGCAAACAAGGTGGGCGTTACCTTTACTCTTTAGAGGAAAAGGAGTCGGTTCTTTTAGAGGAGGCTAATGCTTCCAATCGTATTGTTGAACTATACAAAACTAACGTGTTTTCTGAGATTCAAAAACAACTTGAAGATTATGGATTAGATATTCGCAATTATCTTATTCCAAAAGGAGATGAAATTATTCTATCTAGTGAAGATTCTAAAACGCTTCCTTGCATTTGTTATACATTAAGAGAGGTGATTGATCAGCTTAAATCTTTAGGGAGAAAAGGGATAGAAATTCAAAGATATAAAGGGCTTGGAGAAATGAATGCTGATCAGCTTTGGGATACTACAATGAATCCAGAGCAAAGAACTCTGGTGCGCGTTTCCTTAAAAGATGCTGTCGAAGCTGATCATATATTTACAATGTTAATGGGTGAGGAAGTGCCTCCAAGAAGAGAGTTCATTGAAAGTCACGCTCTTTCTGTTAGGATGAATAATTTAGATATTTAG
- the gyrA gene encoding DNA topoisomerase (ATP-hydrolyzing) subunit A has product MLNKEEVIVPKNLEEEMKESYLRYSMSVIISRALPDVRDGLKPSQRRILFAMKQLNLTPGAKHRKCAKICGDTSGDYHPHGESVIYPTLVRMAQNWAMRYPLVEGQGNFGSIDGDPAAAMRYTEARLTYSAIALMEDLDKDTVDMVSNYDETKQEPTVFPSKFPNLLCNGSSGIAVGMATNIPPHNLGELIEATLLVLGNPSVSIEEIMEVMPGPDFPTGGIICGYEGIRSTYHTGRGKIKVRARMHVEENADKHRENIIITEMPYNVNKSRLIEQIADLVNDKTLAGISDVRDESDKDGIRVVLELKKGESSEIVINRLYKFTDVQVTFGANMLALDKNLPRTMSIHRMISAWIRHRMDVIRRRTRYELNKAEARAHILEGFLKALSCLDDVVRVIRGSESKEHAKHQLVELFGFSEFQAVAILDLRLYQLTGLEAEKIQKEYEELIAKIAYYKQVLADEGLVKNIIRSELIDLQKHHKTPRRTTIEFDAEDIRDIEDIINDESVIITISGDDYVKRMPIKVFREQRRGGQGVTGFDMKKGSDFLKAVYSASTKDYLLIFTNFGQCYWLKVWQLPEGERRAKGKPVINFLEGIRPGEQLAAVLNVKSFESGFLFLATKKGIVKKVPLTAFSNPRKKGIRALEIDNGDELIAACRITSDQERVMLFTKLGMAVRFVHDKVRPMGRTARGVRGVSLKNEHDCVVSCQIVTEDQSVLVVCDKGFGKRSQVEDFRETNRGGVGVRSILINERNGDVLGAVPVVDHDSILLMSAQGQAIRINMQDVRIMGRSTQGVRLVHLKDSDVLVAMEKLSGANDNDDQITKEITEENVAPSR; this is encoded by the coding sequence ATGTTAAATAAAGAAGAAGTCATTGTCCCTAAAAATCTTGAAGAGGAAATGAAGGAAAGTTACCTTCGTTATTCCATGTCCGTCATTATTTCTAGGGCACTCCCAGATGTTCGCGATGGATTGAAGCCTTCTCAAAGACGTATTCTTTTTGCGATGAAGCAGTTAAATTTAACTCCGGGGGCTAAGCATCGTAAATGTGCTAAAATATGTGGTGATACTTCTGGAGATTACCATCCACATGGCGAAAGTGTTATTTATCCTACTCTAGTACGTATGGCTCAAAATTGGGCTATGCGTTACCCGCTAGTAGAAGGGCAAGGGAATTTTGGATCTATTGATGGTGATCCTGCAGCTGCTATGCGTTATACGGAAGCTCGTTTGACATATAGTGCTATTGCGTTGATGGAGGATTTGGATAAGGATACTGTGGACATGGTCTCCAACTATGACGAGACCAAACAAGAGCCAACTGTTTTCCCTTCTAAATTCCCTAACCTTCTTTGTAATGGGTCTTCAGGTATTGCTGTAGGAATGGCAACTAATATTCCTCCTCATAATCTTGGAGAACTTATAGAAGCAACTTTACTAGTCTTAGGCAATCCCTCTGTTTCCATAGAGGAGATAATGGAAGTAATGCCTGGGCCAGATTTCCCTACTGGTGGAATTATTTGTGGCTATGAAGGCATTCGTTCTACTTATCATACAGGTAGGGGAAAAATAAAAGTTCGAGCTCGCATGCACGTCGAAGAAAATGCAGACAAGCATCGTGAGAATATTATTATTACTGAAATGCCTTACAATGTGAATAAATCTCGGTTAATTGAGCAAATCGCAGATTTAGTAAATGATAAGACCTTGGCCGGGATTTCTGATGTCCGTGACGAATCTGATAAAGATGGGATTCGTGTTGTTTTAGAGTTGAAAAAAGGTGAATCCTCGGAGATTGTTATCAACCGTCTCTATAAGTTCACTGATGTTCAGGTTACTTTCGGAGCTAATATGTTGGCTCTGGATAAAAATCTTCCCAGAACGATGAGTATTCATAGAATGATTTCTGCTTGGATACGTCATCGTATGGATGTGATTCGTAGACGCACAAGATATGAGCTTAACAAAGCAGAGGCCAGAGCTCATATTTTAGAAGGCTTTTTAAAAGCTTTATCTTGTTTAGATGATGTCGTTAGAGTAATTCGTGGTAGCGAGAGTAAGGAGCATGCTAAACATCAGTTAGTAGAACTTTTCGGGTTTAGTGAATTTCAGGCTGTAGCTATTCTAGACTTACGTTTGTATCAATTAACTGGTCTTGAAGCTGAAAAGATTCAGAAAGAATATGAAGAATTGATTGCCAAAATTGCTTATTATAAACAAGTGTTGGCGGACGAGGGATTGGTAAAAAATATTATTCGTTCAGAACTTATCGATCTTCAAAAACATCACAAAACCCCACGAAGAACTACCATAGAGTTTGATGCTGAGGACATTCGAGATATAGAAGATATCATCAATGATGAATCAGTAATCATCACTATATCTGGAGATGATTACGTAAAGAGAATGCCTATAAAAGTGTTTAGAGAGCAGAGACGTGGTGGTCAGGGAGTGACTGGTTTCGACATGAAGAAAGGATCGGACTTCTTAAAGGCGGTTTATTCTGCATCTACTAAAGATTATTTGCTTATCTTTACGAATTTTGGCCAATGTTATTGGTTAAAGGTTTGGCAGCTCCCTGAAGGGGAACGACGAGCTAAAGGTAAACCGGTAATTAACTTTTTAGAAGGTATTCGTCCCGGAGAACAACTGGCTGCAGTCCTGAATGTAAAGAGTTTCGAGTCGGGTTTCCTGTTTTTAGCCACCAAAAAAGGAATTGTTAAGAAGGTTCCTTTAACAGCATTTAGTAACCCTAGAAAAAAGGGGATTCGTGCTCTAGAAATTGACAATGGAGACGAATTAATAGCAGCTTGCCGCATTACTAGTGATCAAGAAAGGGTCATGCTGTTTACAAAATTAGGCATGGCAGTACGTTTTGTTCATGATAAGGTTCGTCCTATGGGGAGGACTGCTCGTGGAGTTAGGGGGGTCTCATTAAAGAATGAGCACGACTGTGTAGTAAGTTGCCAGATAGTTACTGAGGACCAGTCAGTATTGGTGGTATGTGACAAAGGATTCGGGAAACGTTCTCAAGTCGAAGATTTTAGAGAAACTAATCGTGGTGGTGTCGGGGTGCGCTCTATTTTAATTAACGAGAGAAATGGAGACGTACTTGGAGCTGTTCCTGTTGTTGATCATGATAGTATCTTGTTGATGTCTGCTCAAGGCCAAGCAATTCGTATTAATATGCAAGACGTTCGGATTATGGGACGCTCTACACAAGGTGTACGATTAGTACACTTAAAGGATAGTGATGTTCTTGTGGCTATGGAAAAATTGTCTGGGGCCAATGATAATGATGATCAGATTACCAAAGAAATTACAGAGGAAAATGTAGCACCTTCCCGGTGA
- the tmk gene encoding dTMP kinase, whose product MFIVIEGGEGAGKSSLALALESRLSIEGKEVVWTREPGGTPFGESLRSLILSSSISTYTELFLFLASRSQHIHEKIAPAVASGKIVICERFHDSTIVYQGLASGLGVEYVANFCYQVVGVHPFLPDLTILLDLPPEEGLLRKCKQKSLDRFEERSLEYHRRIREGFLSLALRDPERHLVLDATRPLEKSISEVMARISALCN is encoded by the coding sequence ATGTTTATAGTGATAGAAGGAGGAGAGGGGGCTGGGAAGAGTTCTTTAGCCTTGGCTTTAGAATCGAGATTGTCCATTGAAGGTAAAGAGGTAGTTTGGACAAGAGAACCCGGCGGGACTCCTTTCGGTGAGAGTCTCCGATCTTTAATACTCTCCTCGTCTATATCTACGTATACAGAGTTGTTTTTATTTTTAGCATCCCGTTCCCAACATATTCATGAAAAGATTGCTCCTGCTGTAGCTTCTGGAAAGATTGTGATATGTGAGCGATTCCATGATTCGACTATCGTTTATCAAGGCTTAGCTAGTGGGCTAGGGGTCGAGTATGTTGCTAATTTCTGTTATCAAGTGGTCGGTGTTCACCCCTTTCTCCCGGATCTGACTATTCTTTTAGATCTTCCTCCTGAAGAAGGGTTATTGAGAAAATGTAAACAGAAATCACTAGATAGGTTCGAAGAACGTTCGTTAGAATATCATCGGAGGATTCGTGAAGGTTTTTTATCTCTTGCGCTTCGTGATCCTGAGCGGCACTTAGTTCTCGATGCTACTAGGCCTTTGGAGAAATCCATATCTGAAGTTATGGCGCGTATATCAGCATTATGCAACTAA
- a CDS encoding DNA polymerase III, delta subunit (catalyzes the DNA-template-directed extension of the 3'-end of a DNA strand; the delta' subunit seems to interact with the gamma subunit to transfer the beta subunit on the DNA): MQLNDFCLSDPWDAIVSLVNTGKIPSAILLQGGSLTLLQDRAYGLASSIILLDSPESEYKVRHKIHPDIYEYFPSGKGKLHSIDVPREIRRKIWIQPYESNYKVYLIHEADRMTLSAMSAFLKTLEDPPNHGVIIMTSNNSKRLPATIRSRVFAITLQEKDNIEISKQDIEYLFSLISGALTPVQSGQIVKGNSESDKQLLREKAKSLIESLVYLLRDRFILSLNSTELSLYYPDYKHLIMDLPIIPLEKIVMIASHANQALENSSSASGCIEWVTLQVMSLKNQTP; the protein is encoded by the coding sequence ATGCAACTAAATGACTTTTGTCTGTCAGATCCCTGGGACGCTATTGTTTCCTTAGTAAATACGGGAAAAATTCCTTCTGCTATCCTTTTACAAGGAGGCTCTTTAACTTTATTGCAGGATAGAGCTTATGGGCTGGCGTCTTCTATTATTTTACTCGATTCACCAGAAAGTGAGTATAAAGTTAGGCATAAAATTCATCCCGATATTTATGAATATTTTCCCTCTGGCAAAGGTAAACTTCATTCTATAGATGTTCCGAGAGAAATTAGGAGAAAAATTTGGATTCAACCTTATGAAAGCAATTATAAGGTTTATCTGATTCACGAAGCAGATAGAATGACTTTATCAGCAATGTCTGCTTTCTTGAAAACTCTTGAAGATCCCCCTAATCATGGTGTGATCATTATGACCTCTAATAATTCGAAACGTCTTCCAGCTACAATAAGATCAAGAGTATTTGCAATAACGCTTCAGGAAAAAGATAATATAGAGATATCCAAGCAAGATATTGAGTACCTTTTTTCTTTAATTTCGGGTGCTCTTACGCCAGTTCAATCTGGACAAATCGTAAAAGGAAATTCAGAGTCCGACAAGCAACTATTGCGTGAAAAAGCAAAGTCACTTATCGAGTCTCTTGTCTATTTACTGCGCGATCGCTTTATACTTTCTTTAAACTCAACAGAACTCTCGTTGTATTATCCGGATTATAAGCACCTCATCATGGATCTCCCCATCATTCCTTTAGAAAAGATAGTCATGATAGCGAGTCACGCAAATCAAGCCTTAGAGAACTCCTCTTCAGCTTCTGGTTGCATAGAGTGGGTTACTCTTCAAGTTATGTCATTAAAAAATCAAACACCTTAA
- a CDS encoding alpha/beta hydrolase family protein, whose amino-acid sequence MEYSFFHKNYSGVDVIECPGDSDAPIIIFCHGYGSSADNLTFFPNTCNFSGLRPTWIFPQGIEKLPSDLGSGYAWFPLNVPLFHELINTSQINERTRQQYQELFDVDFNRPREALENMISDLGRNKSEIIIGGFSQGAMITTHLILSSPSAYCGAIICSGALILKKYWDTLVQNCAQTPFIQSHGHQDQILPYYLGDSLFTLLSSQLCGEFVPFIGGHEIPLQMTQKMCKKVPIWFKKD is encoded by the coding sequence ATGGAATATTCTTTTTTTCATAAAAACTATTCAGGTGTTGATGTTATCGAATGCCCTGGAGATTCTGATGCCCCGATTATTATTTTCTGCCACGGCTATGGATCTAGTGCTGATAATCTCACTTTTTTCCCAAATACATGTAACTTTTCAGGGCTACGCCCAACTTGGATATTTCCACAAGGCATTGAAAAACTTCCTAGCGATTTAGGATCAGGTTATGCATGGTTCCCACTGAATGTGCCTTTATTCCACGAATTAATCAATACTTCGCAAATTAATGAGCGAACTCGTCAGCAGTATCAAGAATTATTTGATGTTGATTTCAACAGACCAAGAGAGGCTTTAGAAAATATGATCTCTGATTTAGGTCGAAATAAATCCGAAATCATTATTGGGGGCTTTAGTCAAGGTGCTATGATAACCACGCATTTAATTTTATCATCTCCATCAGCTTACTGTGGGGCAATTATTTGCTCTGGTGCCCTTATCTTAAAAAAATACTGGGACACCTTAGTACAGAATTGCGCTCAAACTCCTTTCATACAAAGCCACGGACATCAAGATCAAATCCTCCCTTATTACCTTGGAGATTCACTTTTTACATTATTGAGTTCTCAGTTATGCGGAGAATTTGTTCCTTTTATTGGAGGACATGAGATCCCTCTCCAAATGACACAGAAAATGTGTAAAAAAGTTCCTATATGGTTTAAAAAAGATTAG
- a CDS encoding L-threonylcarbamoyladenylate synthase gives MYIDLRKAINYLNSGKIAAFPTETVYGLGISIRFSEFQDQLYAIKSREKTKQLVIYVNSIQEMQDIACSELSPKSIKLADTFLPGPLTLVIQHNNPNFIEKTIGFRISSHPVVRELINNVGPLLGTSANISNFPPAITYAEVQQDFLDKDIAILSGTCDFGLETTVVDPENLKIYREGLVPCSQLENIFGASFKIEQTSTKKPWQIYSFKTLKLLHQFVEQYSFPYGLIVENPSPSNFYPSLRKVMSTKEKTVLFVYDPITSLYPEMAPYLVPYLVNI, from the coding sequence ATGTATATAGATCTGAGAAAGGCAATAAATTATTTGAATTCAGGAAAAATTGCAGCTTTCCCTACTGAAACAGTCTATGGACTTGGAATTTCTATTCGTTTTTCAGAGTTTCAAGATCAACTGTATGCCATTAAATCACGAGAAAAAACGAAGCAATTAGTCATATATGTAAACTCTATACAAGAAATGCAGGACATTGCTTGTTCCGAGTTGTCTCCTAAATCTATCAAATTAGCAGATACATTTCTCCCAGGTCCTTTAACTTTAGTTATTCAGCATAACAATCCTAATTTTATTGAAAAAACTATAGGATTTCGTATTTCTTCCCACCCTGTTGTAAGGGAGCTAATTAATAATGTGGGCCCTTTATTAGGAACATCGGCGAATATTTCTAATTTCCCTCCGGCCATTACTTATGCAGAAGTACAACAAGATTTCCTCGATAAAGATATAGCTATTCTTTCTGGTACATGTGACTTTGGACTAGAAACGACAGTTGTTGATCCTGAAAATTTAAAAATTTATCGAGAAGGCTTGGTACCTTGTTCACAATTAGAAAATATTTTCGGGGCATCGTTTAAAATAGAGCAAACTAGTACTAAAAAACCGTGGCAGATTTATTCTTTCAAAACTCTAAAGTTATTACATCAGTTTGTAGAACAATATTCTTTTCCCTACGGATTGATTGTTGAGAATCCTAGCCCATCCAATTTTTATCCCTCTTTGAGAAAAGTTATGTCTACCAAAGAGAAGACAGTCTTATTTGTTTATGATCCGATAACTTCTCTTTATCCGGAGATGGCTCCTTATCTTGTCCCATATCTCGTTAATATATAG
- a CDS encoding dipeptidase, whose translation MIIDLHCDMLSHKTFSDHDNAVRCSPRQLIKGGVRKQVCAIFSENSESLADARKQNSLFLSLPTINPRIKHITVDNSNYDEDSLYIIRGIENASGLGNDSAPLKILLEELANLMKSGPIAYLGLVWNGRNRFGGGVFEPYRLTSDGKILLEVMSEFGIPVDLSHCCDKLADDILDYTLDKLPNMPILASHSNFRSVQNIPRNLPDAHAVEIARRGGVIGINIVNYFVGEKLEDLHLHLESAERMGILPNIVLGTDFFYTKENKFFPNCQSAENYPNILDVLCSYLEKAERIDAVLFRTAENYLDQVLSLQKISEKSFKEYSS comes from the coding sequence ATGATTATAGACTTGCATTGCGACATGTTATCTCACAAAACATTTTCTGATCATGACAATGCTGTACGCTGTTCTCCTAGGCAATTGATAAAAGGAGGAGTTCGCAAGCAGGTATGTGCGATATTTTCTGAAAATAGCGAATCTTTGGCAGATGCAAGAAAACAGAATTCTCTTTTTCTTTCATTGCCCACAATAAATCCACGAATAAAACACATAACTGTGGATAATTCTAATTACGATGAAGATAGTTTATATATTATTCGCGGCATTGAAAATGCTTCAGGATTAGGAAATGATTCGGCTCCTTTAAAAATTTTATTAGAGGAGTTAGCAAATCTGATGAAATCAGGACCCATTGCTTATTTAGGATTGGTATGGAATGGAAGAAACCGTTTTGGGGGAGGAGTTTTCGAACCTTATCGGTTGACATCAGACGGCAAAATTCTTTTAGAAGTGATGTCAGAATTTGGTATACCTGTAGATTTGAGTCATTGTTGTGATAAATTAGCTGATGATATTTTAGATTATACTTTGGACAAGTTGCCAAATATGCCTATTCTCGCCAGTCATTCTAATTTTCGTAGCGTACAAAATATTCCTAGGAATCTTCCTGATGCTCATGCTGTAGAAATAGCGAGGAGAGGAGGGGTTATAGGAATAAACATAGTTAACTATTTTGTCGGAGAAAAACTAGAAGACTTGCATTTGCATCTTGAATCAGCAGAAAGGATGGGTATTCTCCCCAATATCGTTTTGGGGACGGATTTTTTTTATACTAAAGAAAATAAATTTTTCCCTAATTGTCAGTCTGCTGAAAACTATCCTAATATCCTGGATGTGTTATGTAGCTACCTAGAAAAGGCGGAGAGAATCGATGCAGTACTATTTCGGACTGCTGAAAATTACTTAGATCAAGTTTTGTCGTTACAAAAAATAAGTGAAAAATCATTTAAGGAATATAGTTCTTAG
- a CDS encoding IncA family protein: protein MTQSIPSTPDTDAAAKLSYLNKLCTSSYVDHRAATITLITIGVILTVSGILLLTLSGLGLPLVISMSLGTISLVLGTSLLSFGASICIFRGMRGETKDLSHLASNTLALRSAIESKGEELTNLQTDLTQAESKISELNVKIQTSEDELANTKSKIEELLREKELSLSQAEVLNQQVGELQNKVKSLESENLSLQHRVVQSALRYSEQLSELASDYERERAQLFSALKEARQQVEEQPAEIPSSHEDTGSRALPSSQLNKSSGYQQNVELQKASANTSSTPSGKEQNDNPSTPVSSRGWSEKIRNLLSNTRPEKSNQEDTSNQKES, encoded by the coding sequence ATGACGCAAAGTATACCAAGCACACCGGATACGGATGCCGCAGCTAAATTGTCTTACTTAAACAAGTTATGTACTAGTTCTTATGTTGATCACAGAGCTGCTACTATTACCCTAATAACTATTGGCGTGATCCTGACTGTGTCTGGAATTTTGCTACTCACACTAAGTGGGCTGGGGTTACCTTTGGTAATTTCAATGAGTCTAGGAACTATCTCACTAGTACTCGGGACCAGTTTATTGTCTTTTGGCGCTTCTATTTGTATATTTCGTGGAATGCGGGGTGAAACCAAAGATCTATCGCATCTTGCTTCCAATACTTTGGCATTACGTTCTGCTATAGAAAGTAAAGGTGAGGAATTAACAAATTTACAAACCGATCTAACTCAAGCCGAATCTAAAATATCCGAACTAAATGTAAAAATACAAACTTCAGAGGACGAACTTGCAAATACAAAATCTAAAATTGAAGAACTATTAAGAGAAAAAGAGTTATCCCTTTCACAAGCTGAAGTATTAAATCAACAAGTCGGGGAGTTACAAAACAAGGTAAAATCATTAGAATCAGAAAACCTTTCTTTACAGCACCGTGTTGTCCAAAGTGCTCTTAGATATTCTGAACAACTTTCTGAATTAGCGAGTGATTATGAAAGAGAAAGAGCTCAACTTTTCAGTGCATTAAAAGAAGCTAGGCAACAAGTAGAAGAGCAACCGGCAGAAATCCCGTCCTCACACGAAGATACAGGAAGTAGAGCCCTTCCCTCTTCTCAACTAAATAAGTCGTCCGGTTATCAACAGAATGTGGAATTACAAAAGGCTAGTGCCAACACCTCCAGTACTCCTTCCGGAAAAGAACAAAATGACAATCCTTCAACTCCAGTGAGTAGCAGGGGTTGGTCTGAGAAAATTAGGAACTTGTTAAGCAATACACGCCCAGAGAAATCAAATCAAGAAGACACTAGCAATCAAAAAGAATCTTGA